Proteins encoded in a region of the Moritella marina ATCC 15381 genome:
- a CDS encoding 4-phosphoerythronate dehydrogenase: protein MKIVVDENMPYAIELFSQFGEVVALSGRTISAEDLNDVDALMVRSVTQVNEALLMKANKLAFVGTATIGIDHLDQALLQQRNITYTNAPGCNAVSVGDYVCSALLVLAEQQSFVIADKKIAVIGVGNTGVQTVSRLTALGAEVMLCDPPRVEKEGLTGFVSLEQALQADIICMHVPLVKTGDNQTKHLLTSELLAGINQDAILVNCGRGDVIDNQALLDLKQAGHGMTLVLDVWENEPTPLLDLIPYATIATPHIAGYSLEGKARGTQMIYQAYAQLLGQPAERSISDILPVPAVSRLDVNQNADQTFAKSLVHLVYDVRRDDAIFRKNIMKAGSFDEMRKNYLERREFSSLRLVNDSHYAVESLYQLGFAK from the coding sequence ATGAAGATAGTCGTTGATGAAAATATGCCTTACGCAATTGAATTGTTCTCACAGTTTGGTGAAGTCGTGGCTTTGTCTGGTCGTACAATTAGTGCTGAAGATTTAAACGATGTTGATGCCTTGATGGTGCGTTCTGTCACGCAAGTTAACGAAGCGCTACTGATGAAGGCGAACAAACTTGCCTTTGTTGGCACTGCAACGATTGGTATCGATCATTTGGATCAAGCACTCTTGCAGCAACGTAATATTACCTACACCAATGCACCGGGTTGCAATGCCGTGTCTGTAGGTGATTATGTGTGTAGCGCATTATTAGTATTAGCTGAGCAGCAGAGCTTTGTTATCGCGGATAAGAAGATCGCAGTTATCGGCGTGGGTAATACTGGTGTACAGACAGTCAGTCGACTGACGGCTTTGGGCGCAGAGGTAATGTTATGCGATCCGCCACGGGTTGAGAAAGAAGGCTTAACGGGGTTTGTGAGTTTAGAGCAAGCCTTACAAGCAGATATCATTTGTATGCACGTGCCGTTAGTAAAAACCGGCGACAATCAAACTAAACATTTATTAACTTCAGAGCTACTGGCTGGTATTAATCAAGACGCCATTCTTGTTAACTGTGGCCGTGGTGATGTTATCGATAACCAAGCATTGCTGGATTTAAAACAAGCAGGACATGGTATGACGCTAGTATTGGATGTCTGGGAAAACGAACCAACACCATTATTAGACCTTATCCCTTACGCTACCATAGCAACACCACACATTGCCGGTTATAGCCTTGAAGGTAAGGCGCGAGGCACACAAATGATTTATCAAGCTTATGCCCAATTATTAGGTCAACCAGCAGAACGCAGTATCAGTGATATTTTACCTGTTCCAGCCGTAAGCCGTCTTGATGTTAACCAAAATGCAGATCAAACATTCGCTAAAAGTTTGGTCCATTTGGTATACGATGTGCGCCGAGATGATGCTATTTTTAGAAAAAACATAATGAAAGCGGGTAGTTTTGATGAAATGCGTAAAAATTACTTAGAAAGAAGAGAATTTTCCTCATTGAGGCTAGTAAATGACTCACATTATGCGGTAGAGTCGTTGTATCAACTTGGTTTTGCCAAATAA
- a CDS encoding FimV/HubP family polar landmark protein, translating into MISGLTKLKWVVLFLLLPLAGITANANGFVLQLKGPEVHTPSSPNSYGPIVKADTLWSVATATRPDNSLSLYKTMAAILALNPHAFLNGDINKMIDGSLLKIPSAAEIQATDGSALKRLLTKKTAPQSNVSGNKPTTSKPQAGSRNQSKQDKLALLQGELTESNEHLLLSSETNRRLKLQLEIIRMELAELKEQMAIDNQLKADLKALIEQQKSQITEQEALIEKAKNAAILEAETHNNWWLVGSISGVFSLLSLVWLGLWLKNRSDQKNNVEDDLMFETDNTVDELSDYLSTETLAETAASHVTAAQSVVAESTAKQSDEINSFAAPDLDEPNFNLQMEAELTDVVSHAPTAVVTQVAAPIMPEVVEQAPVMPDLNLGDNDFSDIDLTLDDESTSFENDSIAPDLSWREELDEPSLIPNQPAHSANTLDEDLAEVDTLLEKFKLGNSQTPDFDFNALNDGEVTAAEAVSEPVVNDEFVNMDDIDSILAEADMVDSNQPKNSAPDEFVNMDDIDSILAEAELDATNQAADVQANESDHAAQNDAVDMDDIDNLLAEAGLDAIAQSEAENTANQQTVDMDDIDSLLTEMGGDNTPSASPETTSTKNNGLDNGLDVDVEDIDSILASAGLAESAKDELPQAHGQTVDEMLAELDGAENTTSAVTPPSNDNVQLDDIEAMMAEYSPNAFSEAPSEQAPIDVKAAEAEEFIDIDKLLNEAGQQPANIENEPYDQVKLDVGLDQYSNSLLENDAVDIDDETNRLGAQLDLARAYLEIEDKDGAKSILEPLAGVGDAAQQAEVNKLLSRL; encoded by the coding sequence ATGATATCGGGTTTAACTAAGTTAAAATGGGTTGTTTTATTTTTGCTGCTGCCTTTGGCCGGCATAACTGCCAATGCAAATGGATTTGTACTTCAGTTAAAAGGTCCTGAAGTTCATACTCCGTCATCTCCTAATAGTTATGGCCCTATTGTCAAAGCTGACACGTTATGGTCTGTTGCTACAGCGACAAGACCGGACAATAGTCTCAGTTTATATAAAACTATGGCGGCAATTTTAGCACTTAACCCGCACGCATTTTTAAACGGTGACATCAATAAAATGATTGATGGTAGCCTATTGAAGATCCCCAGCGCAGCTGAAATACAAGCCACAGATGGTTCAGCGTTAAAGCGTTTGTTGACGAAAAAAACGGCGCCTCAATCAAATGTCTCTGGCAATAAGCCTACCACTTCAAAGCCTCAGGCTGGTAGTCGAAACCAAAGTAAGCAAGATAAACTTGCGTTATTACAAGGTGAGCTAACCGAAAGCAATGAACATCTTTTGTTATCAAGTGAAACGAATCGTCGTCTTAAGTTACAGCTAGAGATTATCCGTATGGAGTTAGCTGAACTTAAAGAGCAAATGGCAATTGATAATCAATTAAAAGCAGACTTGAAAGCCCTCATTGAACAACAAAAATCACAGATCACTGAGCAAGAGGCGTTAATTGAGAAAGCCAAAAATGCAGCAATATTAGAAGCCGAGACACATAATAATTGGTGGTTAGTCGGTAGTATTTCAGGTGTATTCTCATTGTTGAGTTTAGTTTGGTTGGGTCTATGGCTAAAAAATAGAAGTGATCAAAAGAACAATGTTGAAGATGACCTGATGTTTGAAACGGATAATACCGTTGACGAACTCAGTGATTACCTGAGTACCGAAACGCTTGCTGAAACGGCCGCAAGCCACGTTACAGCAGCGCAATCTGTAGTGGCTGAGTCTACAGCGAAACAGTCTGATGAAATCAACTCATTTGCAGCGCCCGATTTAGATGAACCTAATTTTAACTTACAAATGGAAGCGGAACTTACAGATGTTGTAAGCCATGCGCCAACAGCCGTCGTGACTCAAGTTGCAGCACCTATTATGCCTGAAGTAGTTGAACAAGCGCCGGTCATGCCAGATTTAAACTTGGGCGATAATGACTTTAGTGATATTGACCTAACACTGGATGATGAAAGCACCAGCTTTGAGAATGATAGTATAGCGCCGGATTTAAGTTGGCGTGAAGAGCTTGATGAACCAAGCTTGATTCCTAACCAGCCTGCACACAGTGCGAATACATTAGATGAAGACTTAGCTGAAGTTGATACATTATTAGAGAAATTTAAATTAGGTAATTCACAAACCCCTGATTTTGATTTTAATGCACTTAATGATGGCGAGGTCACAGCCGCTGAGGCCGTTTCAGAACCTGTGGTTAACGATGAATTTGTCAATATGGATGATATTGACAGTATTCTCGCTGAAGCTGATATGGTGGATAGCAATCAGCCGAAGAACTCTGCGCCGGATGAATTTGTTAATATGGATGATATTGACAGTATCCTTGCTGAAGCTGAATTAGATGCGACGAATCAAGCGGCAGACGTGCAAGCTAACGAATCTGATCATGCTGCGCAGAATGACGCCGTCGATATGGACGATATAGACAACCTGTTAGCTGAAGCTGGTTTAGATGCGATTGCGCAATCTGAAGCTGAGAATACCGCTAATCAACAAACCGTAGATATGGATGATATCGATAGCTTGTTGACTGAGATGGGCGGTGATAACACACCATCAGCATCGCCAGAGACGACAAGTACAAAAAACAATGGGCTTGATAATGGCCTTGATGTCGATGTTGAAGATATTGATAGTATTTTAGCCAGCGCAGGATTGGCTGAATCAGCGAAGGATGAATTGCCACAGGCTCACGGCCAGACTGTCGATGAAATGTTGGCAGAGCTGGATGGCGCTGAAAATACCACGTCGGCAGTGACACCACCATCTAATGATAATGTACAACTCGACGATATCGAAGCAATGATGGCGGAATACAGCCCGAATGCATTTAGTGAAGCGCCTAGCGAACAGGCTCCGATTGATGTGAAAGCAGCTGAAGCTGAAGAGTTTATTGATATCGACAAATTATTAAATGAAGCGGGGCAACAACCTGCAAATATTGAAAATGAACCTTATGACCAAGTGAAACTTGATGTGGGGCTCGATCAATACAGTAATTCACTATTAGAAAATGATGCGGTTGATATCGATGATGAAACGAATCGTTTAGGCGCTCAATTAGACCTTGCCCGTGCTTATCTTGAAATTGAAGATAAAGACGGCGCTAAATCAATATTAGAGCCCTTAGCGGGTGTTGGCGATGCCGCACAGCAGGCTGAAGTGAATAAATTGTTGAGCCGACTGTAA
- the fabB gene encoding beta-ketoacyl-ACP synthase I, with product MKRAVITGIGIVSSIGNNKAEVCESLKAGTSGIEFAPQFAEQNLRSHVCGTVNLDPKEIIDRKAMRFMGDAAAFSYIAMQEAIDDSGLTEAQVSNVRTGLIAGSGGASSKNVVDSVDIARNKSVKRVGPYMVTRTMSSTISACLATPFKIKGPSYSITSACATSAHCIGHAVEQIQLGKQDVVFAGGGEEIDWTLALEFDAMGALSTKYNETPELASRTYDANRDGFVISGGGGMVVVEELEHALARGATIYAEITGYGATSDGYDMVAPSGEGAVRCMQQALETVDGEIDYLNTHGTSTPVGDTKELEAIQAVFGHKSPKISATKALTGHALGAAGVHEAIYSLIMMENSFIAASANIQDLDEKAVGLDIVAGKAIDAELTNVMSNSFGFGGTNATLVFSKFTK from the coding sequence ATGAAAAGAGCGGTTATAACAGGTATCGGTATTGTATCAAGTATCGGTAACAATAAAGCAGAAGTATGTGAGTCACTAAAAGCAGGCACTAGTGGTATCGAATTTGCACCACAATTCGCTGAACAGAACTTACGTAGTCATGTCTGCGGTACTGTTAATCTTGACCCTAAAGAAATCATTGATCGTAAAGCAATGCGTTTCATGGGTGATGCAGCCGCTTTTAGTTATATTGCTATGCAAGAAGCGATTGATGATTCAGGTCTAACAGAAGCACAAGTATCTAACGTACGTACTGGCCTCATTGCAGGTTCAGGTGGTGCATCATCAAAGAATGTTGTGGATTCTGTTGATATCGCACGAAACAAAAGTGTAAAGCGTGTGGGTCCTTATATGGTAACTCGTACTATGTCTAGCACCATTTCTGCTTGTCTTGCGACACCGTTTAAAATTAAAGGCCCAAGCTATTCAATTACCTCTGCATGCGCAACAAGTGCACATTGTATTGGTCATGCTGTAGAACAAATTCAACTGGGTAAACAAGATGTAGTCTTTGCTGGTGGCGGCGAAGAAATTGATTGGACGCTGGCACTAGAGTTCGATGCAATGGGCGCATTATCGACTAAATATAACGAAACACCAGAACTTGCATCACGTACATATGATGCGAACCGTGATGGTTTCGTTATTTCAGGTGGTGGCGGTATGGTTGTGGTTGAAGAGCTTGAGCATGCACTTGCTCGTGGCGCAACTATCTATGCAGAAATCACAGGTTACGGCGCAACATCAGATGGCTACGACATGGTAGCGCCGTCTGGCGAAGGCGCGGTACGTTGTATGCAACAAGCACTAGAAACTGTTGACGGCGAAATTGATTACCTAAACACCCACGGTACATCTACGCCTGTAGGTGATACTAAAGAACTTGAAGCGATTCAAGCGGTATTTGGTCACAAATCACCAAAAATTAGTGCAACGAAAGCATTGACTGGTCATGCGCTAGGCGCGGCTGGTGTACATGAAGCAATCTACTCATTAATTATGATGGAAAATAGTTTCATTGCAGCAAGTGCAAACATCCAAGACCTTGACGAAAAAGCGGTTGGTCTAGATATTGTTGCTGGTAAAGCAATTGATGCAGAACTAACAAACGTAATGTCGAACAGCTTTGGTTTCGGCGGCACGAATGCGACATTAGTATTTAGTAAATTCACTAAATAG
- a CDS encoding aspartate-semialdehyde dehydrogenase: MSQLYDVAVLGATGAVGQMMLEILQEREFPIGNIYPLASSRSAGGKITFNNKQVEVLDVDTFDWTQVQIGLFSAGGSVSEKWAPIAAEAGVVVIDNTSHFRYDADIPLVVPEVNPEAIAQYTNRGIIANPNCSTIQMLVALKPIHDAAGIKRINVATYQAVSGSGKSAIDELAGQTASLLNAREVETKVYPKQIAFNVIPQIDVFTENGYTKEEMKMVWETQKIFGDEYIMVNPTAVRVPVFYGHSEAIHLETRTPISAEEVRSLMRHAPGVKLIENEEDYPTPVSDSAGHDEVFVGRIREDISHESGINMWVVGDNIRKGAATNSVQIAELLIKDYL; encoded by the coding sequence ATGAGTCAACTATATGATGTTGCAGTATTAGGTGCAACTGGTGCCGTAGGGCAAATGATGTTGGAAATTTTACAGGAACGTGAATTTCCAATTGGTAATATTTATCCATTAGCAAGCAGCCGTAGTGCTGGTGGTAAAATTACCTTTAATAATAAACAAGTTGAAGTATTAGATGTTGATACATTCGATTGGACACAAGTTCAAATCGGTTTGTTCTCTGCTGGTGGTTCTGTATCAGAAAAATGGGCACCAATCGCAGCAGAAGCGGGTGTTGTTGTCATTGATAACACATCACACTTCCGTTATGACGCTGATATTCCATTAGTTGTGCCAGAAGTTAATCCAGAAGCGATTGCACAATATACCAACCGTGGCATTATCGCTAATCCAAATTGCTCAACAATTCAAATGCTTGTAGCGTTAAAACCTATTCACGATGCCGCGGGTATTAAACGTATCAACGTCGCAACGTATCAAGCTGTATCTGGCTCAGGTAAAAGTGCAATCGATGAGCTAGCGGGCCAAACCGCAAGTTTACTGAATGCACGTGAAGTTGAAACGAAAGTATATCCAAAGCAGATCGCATTTAATGTGATCCCGCAGATCGATGTGTTCACTGAAAACGGTTACACCAAAGAGGAAATGAAAATGGTGTGGGAAACACAGAAGATTTTTGGTGATGAATACATCATGGTCAATCCTACAGCTGTTCGTGTACCGGTATTCTACGGTCACTCTGAAGCGATCCACTTAGAAACGCGTACACCAATTAGTGCTGAAGAAGTGCGTTCACTGATGCGTCATGCCCCTGGTGTAAAACTGATTGAAAATGAAGAAGACTACCCAACACCTGTTTCTGATTCCGCTGGTCATGATGAAGTTTTTGTGGGTCGTATTCGTGAAGATATTTCACACGAAAGTGGCATCAACATGTGGGTTGTAGGCGATAACATCCGTAAGGGTGCTGCAACAAACAGTGTTCAAATTGCAGAACTACTGATTAAAGATTACCTATAA
- the nagZ gene encoding beta-N-acetylhexosaminidase, which produces MGPVIVDVNGYELTAEDKEILAHPLTGGLILFSRNYGDHAQLSALIKSIRKAAAAPIVISVDHEGGRVQRFREQFTRIPAMGKIAELYADDRDSAKRFTQQCGWMLAAELLAFDIDLSFAPVLDLERGSQVIGDRSFHADPSWVTDLSTQLCIGMHKAGMKTTGKHFPGHGSVLADSHVALPIDERSLTEITATDLLPFKALIADSKLDAIMPAHVIYQQVDSKAAGFSQYWLQTVLRQELGFKGAIFSDDLSMHGASVAGNYLERAEQAMWAGCNLLLACNDRTGVAALLDGLDNNLRADDFNLKHTSNFSLGELKMSRLWQETADSLANFNHQFS; this is translated from the coding sequence GTGGGACCAGTAATAGTAGATGTGAACGGTTATGAACTGACTGCTGAAGATAAAGAGATCTTGGCGCACCCACTCACCGGTGGGCTGATCTTATTTAGCCGTAACTATGGTGATCATGCTCAGTTATCGGCGTTAATTAAATCAATTCGTAAAGCTGCTGCTGCGCCTATCGTGATCTCTGTCGATCATGAAGGTGGTCGGGTTCAGCGTTTTCGTGAACAGTTCACTCGTATCCCTGCTATGGGTAAAATAGCGGAACTTTATGCCGATGATCGTGATAGTGCAAAACGGTTCACTCAGCAGTGTGGCTGGATGTTAGCGGCGGAGCTACTGGCGTTTGATATTGATTTAAGTTTTGCACCCGTGCTGGATCTAGAGCGTGGTAGCCAGGTGATTGGTGACCGTTCGTTCCATGCTGATCCGAGTTGGGTAACTGACTTGTCAACGCAGTTGTGTATTGGTATGCATAAAGCCGGTATGAAAACCACAGGAAAACATTTCCCTGGTCATGGTAGTGTATTGGCCGATTCACATGTTGCACTGCCGATTGATGAGCGCAGTTTAACGGAGATAACCGCAACGGATCTGCTGCCATTTAAAGCGCTTATTGCTGACTCGAAGCTCGATGCTATTATGCCTGCGCATGTGATTTATCAGCAAGTCGATAGTAAAGCTGCTGGTTTTTCACAATATTGGCTACAGACGGTATTAAGACAAGAACTCGGCTTTAAAGGCGCTATTTTCTCTGATGATTTATCTATGCATGGTGCTAGCGTGGCGGGCAATTATTTAGAACGTGCTGAGCAAGCTATGTGGGCTGGTTGCAATTTGTTACTTGCCTGTAATGACCGTACCGGTGTAGCGGCATTATTAGACGGTTTGGATAATAACTTAAGGGCTGATGATTTCAATCTCAAGCATACGAGCAACTTTTCACTCGGTGAGCTGAAAATGAGTCGTTTGTGGCAAGAAACCGCAGATTCACTCGCTAATTTTAATCATCAATTTAGCTAA
- the truA gene encoding tRNA pseudouridine(38-40) synthase TruA gives MRIALGIEYDGSKYYGWQRQKDVISVQQKLEEALSRVANHPVIVHCAGRTDSGVHGTGQVIHFDTDAVRQDVAWTLGVNANLPDDIAVRWSQEVDEEFHARFSATARRYRYIIFNNQLRPAILNSGVSHYYGDINVDLMHKAAQQLIGEHDFTSFRAKHCQAKSPIKTMHHINVIRQNAYIIIDVKANAFLHHMVRNLAGSLMEVGKGNKPVSWIAELLAGKDRSVAAATSKAEGLYMVEVDYPSQFNLPRPAVGPLFLPEQF, from the coding sequence ATGCGAATTGCACTTGGTATAGAATATGACGGTAGTAAATATTACGGTTGGCAGCGTCAAAAAGACGTAATTAGTGTACAACAAAAGCTGGAAGAGGCTTTATCTCGTGTTGCTAATCATCCTGTGATCGTACATTGTGCAGGACGTACTGACTCTGGGGTGCATGGTACCGGTCAAGTCATTCATTTCGATACTGATGCAGTACGCCAAGATGTAGCGTGGACATTAGGTGTTAATGCTAATCTACCAGATGATATTGCGGTGCGTTGGTCACAAGAAGTCGATGAAGAGTTCCACGCCCGTTTTAGCGCGACAGCGAGACGCTATCGTTATATTATTTTTAATAATCAATTACGTCCTGCAATTTTAAACTCAGGTGTTAGCCATTACTACGGTGATATCAATGTTGACCTGATGCATAAAGCGGCGCAACAATTGATTGGCGAACATGATTTTACCTCTTTCCGAGCCAAACATTGTCAGGCTAAAAGCCCAATTAAAACGATGCACCACATTAATGTCATACGTCAAAATGCGTACATTATTATTGATGTCAAAGCGAATGCATTCTTACATCATATGGTGAGAAATCTAGCGGGCTCATTAATGGAAGTTGGTAAAGGTAACAAGCCTGTATCTTGGATTGCTGAGTTATTAGCCGGAAAAGATCGCTCTGTTGCTGCTGCAACCAGTAAAGCTGAAGGCTTGTACATGGTTGAAGTTGATTACCCAAGTCAGTTTAACTTACCACGCCCAGCCGTGGGTCCATTGTTCTTACCTGAACAATTTTAA